A stretch of DNA from Microlunatus sp. Gsoil 973:
TTCGCCCCGCCCAATCGGTTCGGGGTGCTCGACCACGAGCTGACCACGCCCGACGGGACGAGGACCTACAACCCGATGCGGGTGCTGCCCGCCGGGGACGGTTGCGAAGTCGTCTTCAGCATCCGCCGGCGCGGCAGGGCCGACCCCGACTTCCAACAGGACGCACAGACCGTCCTGGCCGATCTGCAGCGGCTGGCTCGAAACCTGGATCGCGGTGGTTCGCGGCGCTGATCGCCGCTGACGATCCGGCCGTGGCCAAACCGTCGAGTCGACCGCCAGTTCGACGTCGACATCGGCTTCGCCGGCACGACGGACGGCAAGTGACCCGGACCGGTCGGGTGACCCGGAACGGTCAGGTGACCCGGAACGGTCAGGGCAGATCGGCGAGCTTGCGTTCCAGCACGCCCCTTTCCCGGAGGTTGTGGGTCAGCCGGATCGCCAGCTCGAGCTCCTGGCGAGCCTCGGCCGTGCGACCGAGCTTGATCAACAACTCGCCGCGGACGCTCGGCAGCAGCTGCGAGCCGCGGAGCACATCCCTGGCCACAAGATCATCGACGATCGGCAGTGCCGCCGCCGGACCGTGTGCCATGGACACCGCCACGGCACGGTTCAGCTCGACGATCGGTGACGGTGCGATGCGGCCGAGTGCCTCGTAGAGCACCACAATCCGATCCCAGTCGGTGTCGTCGACCGACACAGCCACCGCGTGACAGGCGGCGATCGCGGCTTGAAGTCCGTACGGCCCCAGACCCTTGCGGAAGGAGCTTTCCTTGGCCAGGGCCGCGGTTCCGCGGCGGATCGCCGACCGGTCCCAGCGTCGCCGGTCCTGGTCGGCGAGCAGCACCGGCTCACCGTCCGGGCCCGTCCGCGCCGGAAACCGGGCGGCGGTCAGCTCGCACAGCGCCAACAGCCCGTACGCCTCGGGTTCCTCCGGCACCAGTTGGGCGAGCGTTCTGGCCAACCTGATCGCCTCCGCGGCCAGATCGACGCGGATCCATTCCTCACCCACCGATGCGCTGGATCCCTCGGTGAAGATCAGATAGATCACGTTGAGCACCGAGCCGATCCGACCGGCGCGGTCCTCGGCCGCCGGGACGCCGAACGGCACCCCGGCCGCGCCGAGAGTCTTCTTGGCCCGGGTGATTCTGGCCTGGATGGTCGGCACCGGAACCAGGAAAGCGCGAGCGATCTGTTCGGTGCCAAGACCCGCGACGGTTCGCAATGTCAGCGCCACCTGGGACTCCTTGGAGAGCACCGGGTGGCAGGCGATGAACAGCAGCGCCAGCCGATCATCGTCGATCCGGTCCGGATCGAACAGTTCCTCCGGCGCCGCTTCGGTCCTCTGCCCGGAGCGCGCGGCGTCGCTGGCGATGACTGCGTACTTCTCATCGCGAACGCTGCGCCGGCGAAAGGTGTCGATAGCGCGTCGTCGGCCGACCGACAGCAGCCAACCGGCCGGGGAATCGGGAATGCCGTCCCGTGGCCAGCTCACCAGGGCCTCGGCCAGCGCCTCCTGGGCGACGTCCTCGGCGAGCGCGAAGTCACCGGTGTAGCGGGTCAACGCACCGATGATCCGCGACGACTCGACGCGCCAGACCGCCTCGACAGCCTGGCGCCCCGGGTCGGCGGCGGTGACTCGCTCAGTCATGTCCGGACGGGCAGGAGGAGCCGGTCAGAGTTGGCCGTTCGCTTCACGCCACGCCCGCTCCTTCTGGATCCACTCGTTGTCCTGGGGGAACTCGTCGATCGAGGCCACCCGTCGAATCTCGGCCTTACTCCCAGGGCCTGTCAACGGTGCCCGCCTGGCCCACTCGACCGCCTCCTCCTGGGACGCGACATTGAGGATCCAGAATCCGGCGAACAGCTCCTTGGTCTCGCCGTACGGGCCGTCGGTCACCACCGGCGGTTGTGAGCTGTGATCAACGACCACTCCGGGTTCGTTATCGAGACCTTCCGCGGCCACCAGGACCCCCGCCTTGATCAACTGGTCGTTGTACCGACCCATCTGGTCCATGATCTCGGCGAAGTCGGCGTTCTCGAAGGCCGCCAGCGTCTCGTCGGTCGAACGCATGATCACCATGTACTTCGGCATGTCGCCATCCTCAGTCGTCGGGGATTCCGCCTCTCGGAACCCTTTCACGCAGAGGTCGAAGGGCGGAAGGCCCGGATCGACATCGGTGCTGGAACTTTCTGGGCTCCACTCCGTGGCTCTCTCCCCCAGGACCGACGAGGCGACCATGGACCCGGTCGCGTACCGCCCCGCCGAACCATTCGAGGAGCCGTTAGAGCGGTATCGGCGCCGGGCGCACCGCCCGATGACCCACCCCGAACCTCAAAGTTTGACCGTACGGCTGCGACACGCCGATCGCCCGCGCCGCTGGGTCAAACTTTGATCTTCGAACGAACCGGCGAATGAGTACCGGCACGATCAGCGGATCGACCGGGATCTCAGCTGGTCCGAGCACCCGGCCGGAAGGCAGCGAACGGGTCGGTGATCTGCAGGCTCTGACGGGTGAACCGGTAGAGCGCTGCCGGACGCCCGCCGCCCTCGCCCGCAGGTGCGGTCCGACCGGTCGGTTCCAGTTGGCCCCGGCGCTTCAGCACGCGCTGCAGGTTGGTCACCGACACGTCGTAGCCGAGCACGGCCCGGTAGATGTCCCGGAGTTCGGCGAGGGTGAACTCCGTCGGCGCCAACCCGAATCCTATGTTGCTGTAGGACAGCTTGTGTTCCAGTCGTTGCATCGCCGATTCCACCAGCGACGCGTGGTCGAAGGCCATGGTCGGCAACTTGCCCGCCCGAATCCACGCGGCGTTCTCCGGCAACTGAGGATCGGCAGTGCTCGGCACCAGCCCGAGGTAGGCCGTGGCGATGGTGCGCTGGAACGGATCCCGGTCCGGCTCGCTGCGGGTCTCCAACTGTTCCAGATGAGCGATCTCGGACAGGGCAACCTTGGTCGCCAGATTCCGGGCAACGCAGGCGCCGATGGTCTCCCCCTCGAGCACCGGTCCGCTGGGCAGCGCCCAGGCTCCTTGGTACGGATCTCGGGGCCGCTTCCAGGCCAACACAGTCAGTTCCGGGCCCTGGAAACGCGTGATCTTGAACACAACGGCCAGCGCTTCGTGTCGAAACGTGGGCACCTCGCTCGATCTGGCCACGGCTGCATGCTAGCGTCGACAGTAGTTTTCGACTGATAGGCGAAAACCTGACTTCAGGAGCTACCTGTGACCATCATCGAATCGGTCGGTGTCTACGACCGAGAGACCGCTGGACTTCCGGCCGACTTCGCCGACTGGACCGAGTGGCGGGAGGAGGTCCGCAGACTGGCGCGCCAGAAGGACGCCGTCATCCTGGCGCACAACTACCAGCTGCCGCAGATCCAGGACGCGGCGGATCACGTGGGTGACTCGCTCGCCCTGTCCCGGATCGCCGCCTCGACACCGGAGTCCATGATCGTCTTCGCCGGTGTGCATTTCATGGCAGAGACCGCGAAGATCCTCGCACCCGAGAAGAAGGTGATCATTCCCGACGCACGCGCCGGATGCTCACTGGCCGACACCATCAACGCCGATCAGCTTCGTGCCTGGAA
This window harbors:
- a CDS encoding NUDIX domain-containing protein; this encodes MARSSEVPTFRHEALAVVFKITRFQGPELTVLAWKRPRDPYQGAWALPSGPVLEGETIGACVARNLATKVALSEIAHLEQLETRSEPDRDPFQRTIATAYLGLVPSTADPQLPENAAWIRAGKLPTMAFDHASLVESAMQRLEHKLSYSNIGFGLAPTEFTLAELRDIYRAVLGYDVSVTNLQRVLKRRGQLEPTGRTAPAGEGGGRPAALYRFTRQSLQITDPFAAFRPGARTS
- a CDS encoding SRPBCC family protein — its product is METESRHVSVFIERSADDVYRYASDPAHLPDWAAGLATGVSTEEGRLFADSPMGRIEIAFAPPNRFGVLDHELTTPDGTRTYNPMRVLPAGDGCEVVFSIRRRGRADPDFQQDAQTVLADLQRLARNLDRGGSRR
- a CDS encoding RNA polymerase sigma factor; protein product: MTERVTAADPGRQAVEAVWRVESSRIIGALTRYTGDFALAEDVAQEALAEALVSWPRDGIPDSPAGWLLSVGRRRAIDTFRRRSVRDEKYAVIASDAARSGQRTEAAPEELFDPDRIDDDRLALLFIACHPVLSKESQVALTLRTVAGLGTEQIARAFLVPVPTIQARITRAKKTLGAAGVPFGVPAAEDRAGRIGSVLNVIYLIFTEGSSASVGEEWIRVDLAAEAIRLARTLAQLVPEEPEAYGLLALCELTAARFPARTGPDGEPVLLADQDRRRWDRSAIRRGTAALAKESSFRKGLGPYGLQAAIAACHAVAVSVDDTDWDRIVVLYEALGRIAPSPIVELNRAVAVSMAHGPAAALPIVDDLVARDVLRGSQLLPSVRGELLIKLGRTAEARQELELAIRLTHNLRERGVLERKLADLP
- a CDS encoding YciI family protein; the encoded protein is MPKYMVIMRSTDETLAAFENADFAEIMDQMGRYNDQLIKAGVLVAAEGLDNEPGVVVDHSSQPPVVTDGPYGETKELFAGFWILNVASQEEAVEWARRAPLTGPGSKAEIRRVASIDEFPQDNEWIQKERAWREANGQL